One segment of SAR202 cluster bacterium DNA contains the following:
- a CDS encoding TatD family deoxyribonuclease codes for MLTDSHTHLDQFPPIEIPEVIGRAMEAGVGLIICAGTTLESSRACVEMTKRYPVIYAGVGLHPMDLKRPLDDTTYREMAEMASSNSKVVCVSEIGLDFLPTSPPRDVQYQALRRQIGLARELKKPIIFHSRESHPEMIQVLREERAEEIGGVMHYFQGDAETARQVLDLGFYISLAKPLLRLPELQEVAKGLPMERIVMETDCYPQPFKRHRHSWTEPHHVRMVAEKLGEIKGMGTEEVAEVTSRNLLGLLGMGEEEMTGQG; via the coding sequence TTGCTGACCGACTCGCATACGCACTTGGACCAGTTCCCGCCCATTGAGATTCCGGAGGTTATCGGACGGGCGATGGAGGCCGGGGTGGGGTTGATTATTTGCGCGGGGACGACGCTTGAGTCGTCGAGGGCGTGCGTGGAGATGACGAAGCGTTATCCAGTGATATACGCCGGCGTGGGACTGCATCCCATGGACCTGAAGAGGCCACTGGACGACACGACGTACCGCGAGATGGCGGAGATGGCGTCGTCGAACTCGAAGGTAGTGTGCGTGAGCGAGATTGGGCTGGACTTTCTGCCCACGTCGCCGCCGAGGGATGTGCAGTACCAGGCGCTTCGACGGCAGATAGGGCTGGCCCGCGAACTAAAGAAGCCGATTATTTTTCATTCGAGGGAGTCGCACCCGGAGATGATACAGGTGCTGAGGGAGGAGAGGGCGGAGGAGATTGGCGGGGTGATGCACTATTTCCAGGGGGATGCGGAAACGGCGCGGCAGGTGCTGGACCTGGGGTTCTACATATCGCTGGCAAAGCCGCTGCTAAGGCTGCCGGAGTTGCAAGAGGTGGCGAAGGGTCTGCCGATGGAACGGATTGTGATGGAGACGGACTGCTATCCGCAGCCGTTCAAGAGGCATCGCCATAGCTGGACGGAGCCGCACCACGTGCGGATGGTGGCGGAGAAGCTGGGGGAGATTAAGGGGATGGGAACGGAGGAGGTGGCGGAGGTGACGAGCCGGAATTTGTTGGGGCTGTTGGGGATGGGGGAGGAGGAGATGACGGGACAGGGTTAG
- a CDS encoding flippase-like domain-containing protein, which yields MFRELILTSAPIILLRFLKKWAFWWPLQLAAAILFSLGLGWLAIRDIQWGIVQDQFQDFPLGYAAIALAVFMAACVLRAYRWQKLFLTDRISVRRLFLVQHVGLGLNNLVPVRLFSEVAQFTLLRWRYNVSGPAAIATLSIERILDLVVTTTILLAGLTLIPQRGDVLPYVVGAFIVALLSLVLVRAFIWASRRPLLMRIGILVQVASSFVDLAKARRAIISSLLLTLAYWLGVGFAAWILAHGMDLGISPFQATIAILGSLYVATSLPALPAAVGTFEFGVVYVLKLFNIDAEAAFSFALVIHAILFLPPIIVALIYLPTVGLSIFKPRHAVDNLRQPNSPQESPS from the coding sequence ATTTTCAGGGAGTTAATCCTGACGTCTGCTCCCATTATTCTCCTGCGATTCCTCAAAAAGTGGGCCTTCTGGTGGCCCCTCCAGCTAGCCGCCGCCATCCTCTTCAGCCTCGGCCTCGGCTGGCTTGCGATACGCGATATCCAGTGGGGCATCGTCCAAGACCAGTTCCAGGACTTCCCCCTCGGCTACGCCGCTATCGCCCTGGCCGTTTTCATGGCCGCCTGTGTCCTTCGCGCCTACCGATGGCAAAAGCTCTTCCTGACCGACCGCATATCTGTGCGCCGGCTCTTCCTGGTGCAGCATGTAGGCCTGGGCCTCAACAACCTGGTCCCCGTCCGCCTTTTTAGCGAGGTGGCCCAGTTCACTCTCCTTCGATGGCGTTACAACGTCAGCGGCCCCGCCGCCATCGCCACCCTCAGCATTGAACGAATCCTGGACTTGGTCGTCACCACCACCATCCTCCTCGCCGGCCTCACCCTCATCCCCCAAAGAGGCGATGTACTGCCCTACGTCGTCGGCGCCTTCATCGTCGCCCTCCTCTCCCTGGTGCTGGTCAGGGCCTTTATCTGGGCCAGCCGCCGCCCTCTTCTCATGCGAATCGGCATTCTTGTTCAGGTCGCCTCCTCGTTCGTAGACCTGGCGAAAGCCAGGCGGGCCATAATCTCCTCCCTGCTCCTTACCCTCGCCTACTGGCTGGGCGTGGGCTTTGCTGCCTGGATTCTCGCCCACGGCATGGACCTGGGCATCTCCCCCTTCCAGGCCACCATCGCCATCCTCGGCAGCCTCTACGTCGCCACCTCCCTGCCCGCCCTGCCCGCCGCCGTCGGCACCTTTGAATTCGGCGTCGTCTACGTCCTCAAGCTCTTTAACATAGACGCCGAGGCAGCCTTCAGCTTCGCCCTGGTCATCCACGCCATCCTCTTCCTCCCTCCCATCATCGTCGCCCTAATTTATCTTCCCACCGTCGGCCTAAGCATCTTTAAACCCCGCCACGCCGTAGATAACTTAAGGCAACCCAACAGCCCCCAGGAGTCCCCATCTTAA
- the ilvD gene encoding dihydroxy-acid dehydratase — translation MPATRTRANTRSHSSPMIDGPDRAPSRAMLRATGLGDRDLGQPFVGVANLASDVTPCNVHLSLVAQAAKEGIHDASGTPFMFGTITVSDAVSMGTQGMKASLISREVIADSIELVAFAEGFDAVVPVAGCDKNMPGTIMALARLNLPAVFVYGGTIMPGSYNGKDINIQDVFEAVGAYAKGKIDANQLRDIECTACPGAGSCAGLFTANTMSSAIEALGMALPGDASIPAVDGRKLQAARRAGEAVMTLLERGIKPRDIITKKSIENAITIVCAMGGSTNAVLHFLAIAREAGVDLSIDDFDRISRRTPYITDMRPGGRFVQADLDRIGGVPIVMKRLLDAGLLHGDCLTVTGKTVSENLKDVDGAVQNPIVSSIDKPFGNEGGLAILKGNLAPEGCVVKIAGKKHLYQKGPARVFDTEEDAFKAIQARKIKEGDIVVIRYEGPKGGPGMREMLGVTAALIGQGLGESVALVTDGRFSGATHGLMAGHVAPEAAVGGPIALLHEGDTILFDVPNRRLDIQVPDAELEKRRKAWKPKPSAYTAGALAKYARLVSSASHGAVTW, via the coding sequence ATGCCCGCCACCCGCACCCGCGCCAACACCCGCTCCCACTCCAGCCCCATGATCGACGGCCCGGACCGCGCCCCCTCCCGCGCCATGCTCCGCGCCACCGGCCTCGGCGACCGCGATCTGGGCCAGCCCTTCGTCGGCGTCGCCAACCTCGCTAGCGACGTCACCCCTTGCAACGTCCACCTCAGCCTCGTCGCCCAGGCCGCCAAGGAAGGCATCCACGACGCCTCCGGCACCCCCTTCATGTTCGGCACCATCACCGTCAGCGACGCCGTCTCCATGGGCACCCAGGGCATGAAAGCCTCCCTTATCAGCCGAGAGGTCATCGCCGACTCCATCGAGCTCGTCGCCTTCGCCGAAGGTTTCGACGCCGTGGTCCCCGTCGCCGGCTGCGACAAGAATATGCCCGGCACCATCATGGCCCTCGCCCGCCTCAACCTCCCCGCCGTCTTCGTCTACGGCGGCACGATAATGCCTGGCAGCTACAACGGTAAAGACATCAATATCCAGGACGTTTTCGAGGCCGTCGGCGCCTACGCCAAAGGTAAAATCGACGCCAATCAGCTCCGCGATATCGAATGCACCGCCTGCCCGGGCGCCGGCTCCTGCGCCGGCCTCTTCACCGCCAACACCATGTCCTCCGCTATCGAGGCCCTGGGCATGGCCCTCCCCGGCGACGCCTCTATCCCCGCCGTCGATGGCCGTAAGCTCCAGGCCGCCCGCCGCGCCGGTGAGGCCGTTATGACCCTCCTTGAGCGCGGCATTAAGCCCCGCGACATCATCACCAAGAAGTCCATCGAAAACGCCATCACCATCGTCTGCGCCATGGGCGGCTCCACCAACGCCGTCCTCCACTTCCTAGCCATCGCCCGCGAGGCCGGCGTTGACCTCTCCATCGACGACTTCGACCGTATCAGCCGCCGCACCCCCTACATCACCGACATGCGCCCCGGCGGTCGATTTGTCCAGGCCGACCTGGACCGCATCGGCGGCGTCCCCATCGTTATGAAGCGGCTCCTCGACGCCGGACTCCTCCACGGCGACTGCCTCACCGTCACTGGCAAGACCGTCTCCGAAAACCTCAAGGATGTGGACGGCGCTGTCCAGAACCCCATCGTCTCCTCCATCGACAAACCCTTCGGCAACGAGGGCGGCCTCGCTATCTTAAAAGGAAACCTCGCCCCCGAAGGCTGTGTCGTCAAAATCGCCGGCAAGAAGCACCTCTACCAGAAAGGCCCCGCCCGGGTCTTCGACACCGAGGAGGACGCCTTCAAGGCTATCCAGGCCCGCAAAATCAAGGAAGGCGATATCGTTGTCATACGATATGAAGGCCCCAAGGGCGGCCCCGGTATGCGCGAGATGCTAGGCGTCACCGCCGCCCTCATCGGCCAGGGCCTCGGCGAAAGCGTCGCCCTCGTCACCGACGGCCGCTTCTCCGGCGCCACCCACGGCCTCATGGCCGGCCATGTCGCCCCCGAGGCCGCGGTTGGCGGGCCCATCGCCCTCCTCCATGAAGGCGACACCATCCTCTTCGACGTCCCCAACCGCCGCCTGGACATCCAAGTCCCCGACGCCGAACTCGAGAAGCGACGCAAGGCCTGGAAACCCAAACCCTCCGCCTACACCGCCGGCGCCTTGGCCAAATACGCCCGCCTGGTCTCCTCCGCCTCCCACGGTGCCGTCACCTGGTAG
- a CDS encoding AbrB/MazE/SpoVT family DNA-binding domain-containing protein, which produces MSRKVGTKGQIVIEKPIRDKLGIKPGSLAIQRIVDGRVEIQFFPPEHNRSLAGSLAPYIKRRIRSEEEWREAREMAWAEAAREKMERLNKSK; this is translated from the coding sequence ATGTCCAGAAAAGTAGGAACTAAAGGCCAAATCGTCATAGAAAAACCCATCCGTGACAAGCTCGGCATCAAGCCCGGGTCCCTCGCCATCCAGCGGATAGTTGATGGCCGAGTGGAGATCCAATTTTTCCCACCGGAGCATAATCGTTCCCTTGCCGGCAGCCTCGCCCCCTACATCAAGCGCAGAATCCGTTCTGAAGAAGAGTGGCGTGAAGCCAGGGAGATGGCCTGGGCGGAGGCTGCCAGGGAAAAGATGGAGAGGCTAAATAAAAGCAAGTGA
- a CDS encoding type II toxin-antitoxin system VapC family toxin: protein MSGFLDTSALLRYLTGDLEPQARQAAALIESDEELLITSVVLAEAAYALNQFYGVERAKIVDYLVAFLQRANIETFDMDKSEALQGLMMCRPSGRVSFADALIWAAARSSPQNTVYSFDQAFPREGLEVRTPP, encoded by the coding sequence GTGAGCGGCTTTCTGGATACCAGTGCCCTCCTCCGCTACCTTACCGGTGACCTTGAGCCGCAGGCCCGACAAGCTGCCGCTCTGATAGAAAGCGACGAGGAGCTCTTAATTACCAGCGTTGTGCTTGCTGAAGCTGCTTATGCTTTAAACCAGTTTTATGGTGTGGAGAGGGCTAAGATTGTCGATTACCTGGTTGCTTTCCTGCAGAGGGCTAATATTGAGACCTTTGACATGGATAAGTCCGAAGCTCTGCAAGGCCTAATGATGTGCCGCCCATCGGGGAGGGTCTCCTTTGCAGATGCCCTTATCTGGGCCGCCGCCCGCTCATCTCCGCAGAATACCGTCTATTCCTTTGACCAGGCGTTCCCCAGAGAAGGTCTAGAAGTGAGGACGCCTCCCTAA